A stretch of the Dehalococcoidia bacterium genome encodes the following:
- a CDS encoding thiamine pyrophosphate-binding protein, whose translation MAEIEGSQIVARALKDQGVEMIFTVVGGPVIETVGACGDLGIRPIGCRHEQAAVLMAQAYQYVGGDPGVAILASGPAVTNGITGAHVARDNCWPVLILGGSSALRQRGRGAFQETDSVTMMRPVCKWVGQADSAARLPELIALAMREMMSGRPGPVYLDLPADVLQTKLDEENVRFFPAVKLPPPPAADPVAIERAADLLAEAERPVLLLGKGVRWSQPYRELRELVETVHLPFLPSPMGRGFLPDDHPLNMSAARGTAMRGADVVLVLGARLNWMFGMGRGLAPDAKIVQIDIDPAEIGHNREPEVGIVADAGAALRQLNTALEGRAAGLAERRAEGAWLSDLREARGKNEQAVDNLLNSDMTPMTPHRLLKEARDVLPRDAIITVDGQVILATGRQVLQSYTPASRLNSGSNGCMGVGVPFAIGAKLARPRAPVLSANGDCAFGFNGMEIETAVRTGADVVFLVDNNQGIMGGVLEKRMFHEPHPERVAMYTPSARYDKIMEAFGGYSEHVEQPHEVGPALRRAFAAGRPALVDVSVDPNAVWPIPTAGARASALMGY comes from the coding sequence ATGGCCGAGATCGAGGGCAGCCAGATCGTGGCGCGGGCGCTCAAAGACCAGGGCGTGGAGATGATCTTCACCGTCGTCGGCGGGCCGGTGATCGAAACGGTCGGGGCCTGCGGCGACCTCGGCATCCGCCCGATCGGCTGCCGCCACGAGCAGGCCGCCGTGCTCATGGCCCAGGCCTACCAGTACGTCGGCGGCGACCCCGGCGTGGCGATCCTCGCCTCCGGCCCGGCCGTGACCAACGGCATCACCGGCGCGCACGTCGCCCGCGACAACTGCTGGCCCGTGCTCATACTCGGCGGCTCCAGCGCCCTGCGGCAGCGCGGCCGCGGCGCCTTCCAGGAAACTGACTCGGTCACGATGATGCGGCCCGTCTGCAAATGGGTCGGCCAGGCCGACAGCGCCGCCCGCCTGCCCGAACTGATCGCGCTGGCGATGCGCGAGATGATGTCTGGCCGCCCCGGCCCCGTCTATCTCGACCTGCCCGCCGACGTGCTGCAGACGAAGCTCGACGAGGAGAACGTCCGCTTCTTTCCTGCCGTGAAGCTGCCGCCGCCGCCCGCCGCCGACCCCGTCGCGATCGAGCGCGCCGCCGACCTGCTGGCCGAGGCCGAGCGCCCCGTGCTGCTGCTGGGCAAGGGCGTGCGCTGGTCGCAGCCCTACCGCGAGCTGCGCGAGCTGGTGGAGACGGTGCACCTGCCCTTCCTGCCCTCGCCCATGGGTCGCGGCTTCCTGCCCGACGACCATCCATTGAACATGAGCGCCGCCCGCGGCACGGCGATGCGCGGCGCCGACGTGGTGCTGGTGCTGGGCGCGCGGCTGAACTGGATGTTCGGCATGGGCCGCGGCCTGGCGCCCGATGCGAAGATCGTGCAGATCGACATCGACCCGGCCGAGATCGGCCACAACCGCGAGCCGGAGGTCGGCATCGTCGCCGACGCGGGCGCCGCGCTGCGCCAGCTCAACACCGCGCTGGAAGGCCGCGCCGCCGGCCTCGCCGAGCGCCGCGCCGAGGGCGCCTGGCTCTCCGACCTGCGCGAGGCGCGCGGTAAGAACGAGCAGGCCGTGGACAACCTGCTGAACTCGGACATGACGCCGATGACGCCGCACCGCCTGCTTAAAGAGGCGCGCGACGTGCTGCCGCGCGACGCGATCATCACCGTGGACGGGCAGGTGATCCTGGCGACCGGCCGCCAGGTGCTGCAGAGCTACACGCCCGCCAGCCGGCTCAACTCCGGCTCCAACGGCTGCATGGGCGTGGGCGTGCCCTTCGCCATCGGCGCCAAGCTGGCGCGGCCGCGGGCGCCCGTGCTTTCGGCGAACGGCGACTGCGCCTTCGGCTTCAACGGCATGGAGATCGAGACCGCGGTGCGCACCGGCGCCGACGTGGTCTTCCTGGTGGATAACAACCAGGGGATCATGGGCGGCGTGCTGGAGAAGCGCATGTTCCACGAGCCGCACCCGGAGCGCGTGGCGATGTACACGCCGAGCGCCCGCTACGACAAGATCATGGAGGCGTTCGGCGGCTACAGCGAGCACGTCGAGCAGCCGCACGAGGTCGGGCCGGCGCTGCGCCGCGCCTTCGCCGCCGGCCGTCCGGCGCTGGTCGATGTCTCGGTCGATCCGAACGCCGTCTGGCCGATCCCGACGGCGGGCGCCCGCGCCAGCGCGCTCATGGGGTATTAG
- a CDS encoding Flp family type IVb pilin has translation MSIIDRVFMQFVGAVYSTKSEAGQGLAEYGLILALIAVVCVAALTLLGGNISNVLNSVAGSI, from the coding sequence ATGTCGATCATCGACCGCGTGTTCATGCAGTTCGTGGGCGCTGTCTACAGCACGAAGAGTGAAGCGGGCCAGGGGCTGGCCGAGTACGGCCTGATCCTCGCGCTGATCGCCGTCGTTTGCGTCGCCGCCCTGACGCTGCTGGGCGGCAACATCAGCAACGTGCTGAACAGCGTCGCCGGCAGCATTTAG
- a CDS encoding CocE/NonD family hydrolase, with the protein MAGILVERNVPVEMRDGVRLLADVYRPADGGQRPVLLQRTAYDKSRGQLASSMLDPLRAVEAGYAVVIQDCRGRYASDGEWQPFHCEIPDGYDTVEWCAAQGWSNGRVGMYGISYVGATQWLAAISTPPHLQAIFPALTAADYHDGWIYLGGAFNLSFTAAWAAQFLALPHLARLGLAPEERRGEEARFMQALERLRRTLSHLPLAELPLLGREGLAPYFYEWLQHPDDDAFWRSCSISAHHEQIAVPAFNFGGWYDLFLAGPPRNFAGLRQHAKTEQARRGQKLVIGPWTHNSPSITQAGETNWGYGAAVQMDDLQLRWFDHWLRDADTGLLDEPPVRLYVMNEGWRDEQEWPLARTRYTPFYLHSAGRANALDGDGRLGQEAPAGEQPDVFLYNPLNPVPTVGAAGVWDQRPAERRTDVLVYTSAPLREALEVTGPVQLVLWAGSSAPDTDFTAKLVDVAPDGRARNLCDGILRARYRDGGERPALLEPGRPYELRIDLLMTSNRFQPGHQVRVEVSSSNFPRYDRNPNTGEPAATAREWRPAVQTIYHDADHPSHLLLPLIPRQSA; encoded by the coding sequence ATGGCCGGCATTCTTGTCGAGCGCAACGTGCCGGTGGAGATGCGCGACGGCGTGCGCCTGCTGGCCGATGTCTACCGCCCGGCGGACGGCGGCCAGCGCCCCGTGCTGCTGCAACGCACCGCCTACGACAAGAGCCGCGGCCAGCTCGCTTCCAGCATGCTCGATCCGCTGCGCGCCGTCGAGGCCGGCTACGCCGTGGTGATCCAGGACTGCCGCGGCCGCTACGCCTCGGACGGTGAATGGCAGCCCTTTCACTGCGAGATTCCCGACGGCTACGACACGGTCGAATGGTGCGCGGCGCAGGGCTGGTCGAACGGCCGCGTCGGTATGTACGGCATCTCCTACGTCGGCGCCACGCAGTGGCTGGCCGCGATCTCGACGCCGCCGCACCTGCAGGCGATCTTCCCCGCGCTCACCGCCGCGGACTATCACGACGGCTGGATCTACCTCGGCGGCGCCTTCAACCTCTCCTTCACCGCCGCCTGGGCGGCGCAGTTCCTCGCCCTGCCGCACCTCGCTCGGCTGGGCCTTGCGCCCGAGGAGCGACGCGGCGAAGAGGCACGCTTCATGCAGGCGCTGGAACGGCTGCGGCGCACGCTCTCGCACCTGCCGCTGGCCGAGCTGCCGCTGCTTGGCCGCGAGGGGTTGGCGCCCTACTTCTATGAATGGTTGCAACACCCGGACGACGACGCCTTCTGGCGCTCGTGCAGCATCAGCGCACACCACGAGCAGATCGCCGTGCCGGCCTTCAACTTCGGCGGCTGGTACGACCTCTTCCTGGCCGGGCCGCCGCGCAACTTCGCCGGCCTGCGCCAGCACGCGAAAACCGAGCAGGCGCGGCGCGGCCAAAAACTCGTAATCGGCCCCTGGACGCACAACTCGCCCTCGATCACGCAGGCGGGCGAGACGAACTGGGGCTACGGCGCCGCCGTGCAGATGGACGACCTGCAACTGCGCTGGTTCGACCACTGGCTGCGCGACGCGGATACGGGCCTGCTGGACGAGCCGCCGGTGCGCCTCTACGTGATGAACGAGGGCTGGCGCGACGAGCAGGAGTGGCCGCTGGCGCGCACGCGCTACACGCCCTTCTACCTGCACAGCGCCGGACGCGCCAACGCGCTCGACGGCGACGGCCGGCTCGGCCAGGAGGCGCCGGCGGGCGAGCAGCCCGACGTCTTCCTCTACAACCCGCTCAACCCTGTGCCCACGGTCGGCGCCGCCGGCGTCTGGGACCAGCGCCCCGCCGAGCGCCGCACCGACGTGCTCGTCTACACCTCGGCGCCGCTGCGCGAGGCGCTGGAGGTGACGGGGCCCGTGCAGCTCGTACTCTGGGCCGGGAGTTCGGCGCCGGACACGGATTTCACCGCCAAGCTGGTGGACGTGGCGCCGGACGGCCGCGCCCGCAACCTCTGCGACGGCATCCTGCGCGCCCGCTACCGCGACGGCGGCGAGCGCCCGGCGCTGCTGGAGCCGGGCAGGCCGTACGAGCTGCGCATCGACCTGCTGATGACGAGCAACCGCTTCCAGCCCGGCCACCAGGTCCGCGTGGAGGTTTCCAGCAGCAACTTCCCGCGCTACGACCGCAACCCGAACACGGGCGAGCCGGCGGCCACGGCGCGCGAGTGGCGCCCCGCCGTGCAAACGATCTACCACGACGCCGACCACCCTTCGCACCTGCTGCTGCCCCTGATTCCGCGTCAAAGCGCGTAG
- a CDS encoding PaaI family thioesterase, producing the protein MSVETNDGPRRTATRWIEDRAEPSAHRQALHRVADELRTVTALLSETAAPRELLEELAEEAARLRERLAAAPGGRMRTRYRLDENGGDEQRRFLDTSPLIGRANPVAPPLRLSLDGETVRGVCVFSRAYEGPPGCVHGGFIAAAFDEVLGATQALTARPGMTGRLTVRYRRPVPLLREAVFAGWLTRVEGRKILTEATLTVDGVLHAQAEGLFVSVDPARLRGEAARRNQG; encoded by the coding sequence TTGAGCGTTGAAACGAACGACGGGCCGCGGCGCACGGCCACGCGCTGGATCGAGGACCGGGCGGAACCGAGCGCCCACCGGCAGGCGCTGCACCGCGTGGCCGACGAGCTGCGCACGGTCACGGCGCTGCTGAGTGAGACGGCCGCGCCGCGCGAGCTGCTGGAGGAGCTGGCCGAGGAGGCGGCACGGCTGCGCGAGCGGCTGGCCGCGGCGCCGGGCGGCCGCATGCGCACACGCTACCGCCTTGATGAGAACGGGGGCGACGAGCAGCGCCGCTTCCTCGACACCAGCCCGCTGATCGGGCGCGCCAACCCGGTGGCGCCGCCGCTGCGCCTCTCGCTCGACGGTGAGACGGTACGCGGCGTCTGCGTCTTCAGCCGCGCCTACGAGGGGCCGCCGGGCTGCGTGCATGGCGGCTTCATCGCCGCCGCCTTCGACGAGGTGCTGGGCGCGACGCAGGCGCTGACGGCGCGGCCGGGTATGACGGGGCGGCTGACGGTGCGCTACCGGCGCCCCGTGCCGCTCCTGCGCGAAGCCGTCTTCGCCGGCTGGCTGACGCGGGTGGAGGGGCGCAAGATCCTGACCGAGGCGACGCTCACGGTCGACGGCGTGCTGCACGCGCAGGCGGAGGGGCTGTTCGTCTCCGTCGACCCAGCGCGGCTGCGCGGTGAAGCGGCCAGGCGAAACCAGGGTTAG
- a CDS encoding ABC transporter permease has translation MAAISGAAAAGELAWGGGAWQQPGLLRRVGRLLRGYPLGVFGLLMLIGFIVLGLFGPALAPYDPRGLRAGSPLGGLSPAHPFGLNNLGEDLFSRVLAGARTTLTISGTAVLIGGSLGSFIGILSGFYGRWLDYLLQRSGEAFAAFPGLILYLMLITAFGRGPKTIVLALAVGGLFGGSRVLRAATIVERHSTYVDAARALGCSERRVFFRHVVPNVLPLTVVLISSGLGAAILAESGLAFLGLGVAPGTPSWGIDLSGANLTFARLGHWNLVVFPGLAISLAVLGANLLGDALRDIWDPRLRGRR, from the coding sequence ATGGCAGCGATAAGCGGGGCGGCAGCGGCGGGCGAGCTGGCGTGGGGCGGCGGCGCCTGGCAGCAACCGGGCCTCTTGCGCCGCGTCGGGCGGCTGCTGCGCGGCTATCCACTCGGCGTCTTCGGGCTGCTGATGCTGATCGGCTTCATCGTGCTCGGCCTCTTCGGCCCGGCACTGGCGCCCTACGACCCACGCGGACTGCGCGCCGGCTCGCCGCTGGGTGGACTTTCGCCCGCGCACCCGTTCGGGCTCAACAACCTGGGCGAGGACCTGTTCAGCCGCGTGCTGGCCGGGGCGCGCACCACGCTGACGATCTCCGGCACGGCGGTGCTGATCGGCGGCTCGCTCGGGTCGTTTATCGGCATTCTCTCCGGCTTCTACGGCCGCTGGCTCGACTACCTGCTGCAGCGCTCGGGTGAGGCGTTCGCCGCCTTCCCTGGCCTGATCCTCTACCTGATGCTGATCACCGCCTTCGGCCGCGGGCCGAAGACGATCGTGCTGGCGCTGGCCGTGGGCGGGCTGTTCGGCGGCTCGCGCGTGCTGCGCGCGGCCACGATCGTGGAGCGGCACAGCACCTACGTCGATGCGGCGCGGGCGCTGGGTTGCAGTGAGCGGCGCGTCTTCTTTCGCCACGTGGTGCCCAACGTGCTGCCGCTCACCGTGGTGCTGATCAGCAGCGGGCTGGGCGCGGCGATCCTGGCCGAGTCGGGGCTCGCCTTCCTGGGTCTGGGTGTGGCGCCGGGCACGCCGAGCTGGGGCATCGACCTGAGCGGCGCCAACCTCACCTTTGCGCGGCTGGGTCACTGGAACCTGGTGGTCTTCCCCGGCCTCGCGATCAGCCTCGCCGTGCTGGGCGCCAACCTGCTGGGCGACGCCCTGCGCGATATCTGGGACCCGCGCCTGCGCGGCCGGCGCTAG
- a CDS encoding CoA transferase — MTEPVSEATGPLAGITILDFTRFQQGTFGSLLLADLGADVIKVEQPGGDPGRTLGNHVDGFSSYFESLNRNKRSICIDLRLPEGRDLVKRLARRADIVSENFRPGTMEKLGLSYEELSKENPALIFASASMFGPRGPRGHDPGYDTIAQAAGGMMMFNRRFNKAFGHNDDTPRPAQPGSADQVGGMMFAHGMLAALVHRLRTGRGQKVDVSLYGSQIALQGIHFVQALHHAPLRPPGQSSAVLSHRALCGDGLWIAFGFLEKSKWPNFARGLGLDELIDDPRFATPQGRGKNHGELVEIIDATVIQRPAAEWIEQLRANDCPCTIAQDYTMIAEDEQALANGYVAVYEHPQGTVKAPGLVATLEGSPASIRRHAPLVPGEHSREILCEAGFSEEEIGALLATGAVRCAEA; from the coding sequence ATGACCGAACCCGTATCCGAAGCGACCGGCCCGCTCGCCGGCATCACGATCCTCGACTTCACCCGCTTTCAGCAGGGGACGTTCGGCTCGCTGCTGCTGGCGGACCTGGGCGCCGACGTGATCAAGGTCGAGCAGCCCGGCGGCGATCCCGGCCGCACGCTGGGCAACCACGTCGACGGCTTCTCCTCGTACTTCGAGTCGCTCAACCGCAACAAGCGCAGCATCTGCATCGATCTGCGCCTGCCCGAGGGGCGCGACCTGGTGAAGCGGCTGGCTCGCCGCGCCGATATCGTCTCCGAGAACTTCCGCCCCGGCACGATGGAGAAGCTGGGGCTGAGCTACGAGGAACTCTCCAAGGAGAACCCGGCGCTGATCTTCGCCTCGGCCAGCATGTTCGGCCCGCGCGGGCCGCGTGGGCACGATCCGGGCTATGACACGATCGCGCAGGCGGCCGGCGGCATGATGATGTTCAACCGCCGCTTCAACAAGGCCTTCGGCCACAACGATGACACGCCGCGGCCGGCCCAGCCCGGCAGCGCCGACCAGGTGGGCGGCATGATGTTCGCGCACGGCATGCTCGCCGCACTCGTACACCGGCTGCGCACCGGCCGCGGGCAGAAGGTCGATGTCTCGCTCTACGGCAGCCAGATCGCGCTGCAGGGCATCCATTTCGTGCAGGCGCTGCACCACGCGCCGCTGCGCCCGCCCGGCCAGTCCTCCGCCGTGCTCTCGCACCGCGCCCTCTGCGGCGACGGCCTCTGGATCGCCTTCGGCTTCCTGGAGAAGAGCAAGTGGCCAAACTTCGCCCGCGGCCTGGGGCTGGACGAGCTGATTGACGACCCGCGCTTCGCCACACCGCAGGGGCGCGGCAAGAACCACGGCGAGCTGGTGGAGATCATCGACGCGACCGTGATCCAGCGCCCCGCCGCCGAGTGGATCGAGCAGCTCCGCGCCAACGACTGCCCCTGCACGATCGCCCAGGACTACACGATGATCGCCGAGGACGAGCAGGCGCTGGCCAACGGCTACGTCGCCGTCTACGAGCACCCGCAGGGCACGGTGAAGGCGCCCGGCCTCGTGGCCACGCTGGAAGGCAGCCCGGCCAGCATTCGCCGCCACGCGCCGCTCGTGCCCGGCGAGCATTCGCGCGAGATCCTCTGCGAGGCCGGCTTTTCGGAAGAAGAGATCGGTGCGCTGCTCGCCACGGGTGCGGTGCGCTGCGCCGAAGCTTGA
- a CDS encoding ABC transporter permease has protein sequence MRRYVIRRLLALPVIAAAVSIITFAILRSPWAGDPAILLAGQGASQDQVAGIRHTLGLDRPIIVQFGDWLLHLARGDFGKTFRGQQPVWPEITRRLPITFEIMALAVLFGTFFGVLYGVISAVRQNTWLDYGLRVFAVFGQSIPSFFLLVLLIVLPSLWWHYSPPVGGHKSLFAHPWENLRLYVPPTLILAIAHSAILMRLTRSTLLDVLRQDYVRTAKSKGLRERSVVLSHALRNALIPIITITGTLIAELFFGALILEQVFSINGLGQFFFQSVLARDFPVVQFLVVYTAGVVIVLNLLVDLSYVLLDPRVRYT, from the coding sequence ATGCGCCGCTACGTCATCCGCCGCCTGCTCGCCCTGCCGGTGATCGCCGCCGCCGTGTCGATCATCACCTTCGCCATACTGCGCTCGCCCTGGGCGGGCGATCCGGCGATCCTGCTCGCCGGGCAGGGCGCCTCGCAGGACCAGGTCGCCGGTATCCGCCACACGCTCGGTCTCGATCGGCCGATCATCGTGCAGTTCGGCGATTGGTTACTGCACCTGGCGCGCGGCGATTTCGGCAAGACTTTCCGCGGCCAGCAGCCGGTCTGGCCGGAGATCACGCGGCGGCTGCCGATCACCTTCGAGATCATGGCGCTGGCGGTGCTGTTCGGCACCTTCTTCGGCGTGCTCTACGGCGTGATCTCGGCCGTGCGCCAGAACACCTGGCTGGACTACGGCCTGCGCGTCTTCGCCGTCTTCGGCCAGTCGATCCCCAGCTTCTTCCTGCTGGTGCTGCTGATCGTGCTGCCCTCGCTCTGGTGGCACTATTCGCCGCCGGTGGGCGGGCACAAGTCGCTGTTCGCGCACCCGTGGGAGAACCTGCGCCTCTACGTGCCGCCGACGCTGATCCTGGCGATCGCGCACTCCGCCATTCTCATGCGGCTCACGCGATCGACCCTGCTCGACGTGCTGCGACAGGACTACGTGCGCACGGCCAAGTCGAAAGGGCTGCGCGAGCGCAGCGTGGTCCTCAGTCACGCGCTGCGCAACGCGCTGATCCCGATCATCACGATCACCGGCACGCTGATCGCGGAGCTGTTCTTCGGGGCGCTGATTCTCGAACAGGTCTTCAGCATCAACGGCCTGGGACAGTTCTTCTTCCAGTCCGTGCTGGCGCGCGATTTTCCCGTGGTGCAGTTCCTCGTCGTCTACACAGCCGGCGTGGTGATCGTGCTGAACCTGCTCGTGGACCTGAGCTACGTGCTGCTCGATCCGCGCGTGCGCTACACCTAG
- a CDS encoding ABC transporter substrate-binding protein: MSEQGYWQRRTTRRQTLRGAALGGLGMAAFLAGCSGSNNNKSKGASTTTSAPSGGNATSAPATQAALPTLTVRPTAAVDESKINKNNVYRDRQSQPWPTINPYKDLITGLTLGFTIYDHMWYTTKDTNERVLFLATGIEQPDPLHFTVKIGKAVFHDKPPTSGRAVTAADIKASYEAAAKSKTISNSDWWTKTLDTITTPDDSTVSFTLKQPDAWTFTSTNAGSPLSGSIIPQEIATQPDFMDKDLIGSGRYQWVSHENGANPKMKRFDKWRVAGEPWTGGYEQKLIQEQAAADAAFAAQQIDHLAAQNKAEKDQLVSQLGKQVDVDTTVTGAIWTVETRADGAFADPRVRQAIYLGLNRDEYIQLLELGNGVKSGPIPPGFKTFALDNDELTKTFWQFDPAQGKQLLQAAGFDLSHEYEIKYYILTDKPAQFAQIVQGQLQKNLGMKVKLTAEDFGTWLAKSLYQGQYDGFIIYPTLDYDDPSSYIGAYGKVIGGRPNWAGFKDDELDQAVAAQKLEFDDGKRTAMLKDIQRKAYQKFAPFIPLYVAFSNDLFWSYVKGRLVGRGSYGLFNGRLYIDK; the protein is encoded by the coding sequence ATGAGCGAGCAAGGCTACTGGCAGCGGCGCACGACGCGCCGGCAAACGCTGCGCGGCGCCGCCCTCGGTGGGCTGGGCATGGCCGCCTTTCTCGCCGGCTGCAGCGGCTCGAACAATAACAAGAGCAAGGGCGCGAGCACGACCACGAGCGCCCCCAGCGGCGGCAATGCCACGTCCGCCCCGGCCACGCAGGCCGCGCTGCCCACGCTCACCGTGCGCCCCACCGCCGCCGTGGACGAATCCAAGATCAACAAGAACAACGTCTACCGCGACCGCCAGAGCCAGCCCTGGCCCACGATCAACCCCTACAAAGACCTGATCACCGGCCTGACGCTCGGCTTCACGATCTACGACCACATGTGGTACACAACCAAGGACACCAACGAGCGCGTGCTCTTCCTCGCCACCGGTATCGAGCAGCCCGACCCGCTCCACTTCACGGTCAAGATCGGCAAGGCGGTCTTCCACGACAAGCCGCCCACCAGCGGCCGCGCCGTCACCGCCGCCGACATCAAGGCCAGCTACGAGGCGGCGGCGAAGTCCAAGACGATCTCCAACAGCGACTGGTGGACGAAGACGCTGGACACGATCACCACCCCGGACGACAGCACCGTGTCGTTCACGCTCAAGCAGCCCGACGCCTGGACCTTCACCTCCACCAACGCCGGCAGCCCCTTGAGCGGCTCGATCATCCCGCAAGAGATCGCCACCCAGCCCGACTTCATGGACAAGGACCTGATCGGCAGCGGCCGCTATCAGTGGGTCAGTCACGAGAACGGCGCCAACCCCAAGATGAAGCGCTTCGACAAGTGGCGTGTGGCGGGCGAGCCCTGGACCGGCGGCTACGAGCAGAAGCTGATTCAAGAACAGGCCGCCGCCGACGCCGCCTTCGCCGCGCAGCAGATCGACCACCTGGCGGCGCAGAACAAGGCCGAGAAAGACCAGCTCGTCTCGCAGCTCGGTAAGCAGGTGGACGTCGATACGACCGTCACCGGCGCGATCTGGACGGTGGAGACGCGGGCCGACGGCGCCTTCGCCGACCCGCGTGTGCGCCAGGCGATCTACCTCGGCCTCAACCGCGACGAGTACATCCAGCTGCTGGAGCTGGGCAACGGCGTCAAGTCCGGCCCGATTCCGCCCGGCTTCAAGACCTTCGCGCTGGACAACGACGAGCTGACCAAGACCTTCTGGCAGTTCGACCCGGCGCAGGGCAAGCAACTGCTGCAGGCCGCCGGTTTCGACCTCAGCCACGAATACGAGATCAAGTACTACATCCTCACGGACAAGCCGGCGCAGTTCGCGCAGATCGTGCAGGGGCAGTTGCAGAAGAACCTCGGCATGAAGGTGAAGCTCACGGCCGAAGACTTCGGCACCTGGCTGGCGAAATCGCTCTACCAGGGCCAGTACGACGGCTTCATCATCTATCCCACGCTCGACTACGACGACCCCAGCAGCTACATCGGCGCCTACGGCAAGGTGATCGGCGGCCGGCCGAACTGGGCCGGCTTCAAGGACGACGAGCTGGACCAGGCCGTGGCCGCGCAGAAACTGGAGTTTGACGACGGCAAGCGCACGGCCATGCTCAAAGACATCCAGCGCAAGGCCTACCAGAAGTTCGCGCCGTTTATTCCGCTCTACGTCGCCTTCTCCAACGACCTGTTCTGGAGCTACGTCAAAGGCCGGCTCGTGGGCCGCGGCAGCTACGGCTTGTTCAACGGCCGCCTCTACATCGACAAGTAG
- a CDS encoding maleylpyruvate isomerase N-terminal domain-containing protein yields MAALTAHPYELLVWPPARPQAKGVQPMPDRMDRSTLLVRLQEAHAELEAALAAVDTARLSEPGVTGDWSVRDLLDHVCFWEQRLLWRLGLSAAEQPAPLSEPEMHRVNAESVAAARVRTPAETLAAHRQVYAELLATVSALGEAELNGTVRLGEPGGPLWEQIASDTYEHYEEHAAEIRAWLDGTAAPTGSGPR; encoded by the coding sequence ATGGCCGCGCTCACCGCACATCCGTACGAGCTGCTCGTGTGGCCACCGGCGCGGCCGCAGGCAAAAGGGGTGCAGCCGATGCCCGATCGCATGGACCGTTCCACCCTGCTCGTGCGGTTGCAGGAAGCGCACGCCGAACTTGAGGCGGCACTGGCCGCGGTGGACACCGCCCGTCTCAGCGAGCCCGGCGTCACCGGCGACTGGTCGGTGCGCGATCTGCTCGACCATGTCTGCTTCTGGGAACAGCGCCTGCTCTGGCGGCTGGGCCTGTCTGCTGCCGAGCAGCCCGCGCCCCTCAGTGAGCCGGAGATGCACCGCGTCAACGCGGAATCGGTGGCGGCGGCGCGTGTGCGCACGCCCGCCGAAACGCTGGCCGCGCATCGCCAGGTTTACGCCGAGCTGCTGGCCACGGTGTCGGCGCTGGGCGAGGCGGAGTTGAACGGCACCGTTCGCCTCGGCGAGCCCGGCGGCCCTCTCTGGGAGCAGATCGCGAGCGACACCTACGAGCACTACGAAGAGCACGCCGCCGAGATCCGCGCCTGGCTGGATGGTACCGCAGCGCCCACGGGCAGCGGGCCGCGCTGA
- a CDS encoding CGNR zinc finger domain-containing protein yields the protein MASRPPAPGELALVQALVNTLDIETGHDDLRNAAALRDWLAGRGLLEAPAELAPADLRRALALREGLRELLAANHRGQGMPPTQSIAALNALASAAPLRLRFSAEGTAALTGARGGLPGAVARLLGIVWTAMVDGTWRRLKICRADRCRWAFYDASKNRSGAWCAMSVCGNRTKVRGYQQRRRTEAAERTASS from the coding sequence ATGGCAAGCCGGCCGCCCGCGCCGGGCGAACTCGCGCTGGTGCAGGCCCTCGTCAACACGCTGGACATCGAAACGGGGCACGACGATCTGCGTAACGCGGCCGCCCTGCGCGACTGGCTCGCCGGCCGCGGGCTGCTCGAAGCCCCGGCCGAGCTTGCCCCCGCGGACCTGCGCCGGGCGCTGGCGCTGCGCGAGGGGCTGCGCGAGCTGCTCGCGGCCAACCACCGCGGGCAGGGAATGCCGCCCACGCAGTCGATCGCCGCGCTGAACGCGCTGGCGAGCGCGGCGCCGCTGCGTCTGCGCTTCTCCGCCGAGGGCACGGCGGCGCTGACCGGGGCGCGCGGCGGCTTGCCTGGCGCCGTGGCGCGGCTGCTGGGCATCGTCTGGACGGCGATGGTGGACGGCACCTGGCGGCGGCTGAAGATCTGCCGCGCCGATCGCTGCCGCTGGGCCTTCTACGACGCCTCGAAGAACCGCTCCGGCGCCTGGTGCGCGATGTCGGTCTGCGGCAACCGCACCAAGGTGCGCGGCTACCAGCAGCGCCGGCGCACAGAGGCTGCGGAGCGCACGGCCAGCAGCTGA
- a CDS encoding Flp family type IVb pilin produces the protein MSIIDRVFVQFLTAVSSRKDEEGQGLAEYGLILALIAVVCVAALTLLGNKVSGVLSSVAGSI, from the coding sequence ATGTCGATCATCGACCGCGTGTTCGTGCAGTTCCTGACCGCCGTTTCCAGCCGCAAGGACGAAGAGGGCCAGGGGCTGGCCGAGTACGGCCTGATCCTCGCGCTGATCGCCGTCGTCTGCGTCGCCGCCCTGACGCTGCTGGGCAACAAGGTCAGCGGCGTGCTGAGCAGTGTCGCCGGCAGCATCTAA